A portion of the Bubalus kerabau isolate K-KA32 ecotype Philippines breed swamp buffalo chromosome 1, PCC_UOA_SB_1v2, whole genome shotgun sequence genome contains these proteins:
- the SUOX gene encoding sulfite oxidase, mitochondrial isoform X1, with the protein MLLLLLHRAVAPGLRQAYRLKSTPARLCIRACCTNDSFQPQRSSFTFSGDNSSTRGWRVMGTLLGLGAVLACHDQQCRASQESPRRYTREEVKSHSSPETGVWVTLGCEVFDITEFVDIHPGGASKLMLAAGGPLEPFWALYAVHNQPHVREILAQYKIGELNPDDKAPSILKTSDPYADDPIRHSALKVNTQRPFNAEPPPELLTENYITPNPIFFTRNHLPVPNVDPDTYRLNVVGPPGGQSLCLSLDDLYQFPKHEITVTLQCAGNRRSEMTQFKEVRGLEWSLGAISTARWAGARLCDVLAQAGYQLCETEAHVCFEGLDSDPTGTAYGASIPLARAMDPEAEVLLAYEMNGQPLPRDHGFPVRVVVPGVVGARHVKWLGKVSVEPEESFSHWQRRDYKGFSPSVDWDTVDFDSAPSIQELPIQSAITQPKEGETIGSGEVTVKGYAWSGGGRAVVRVDVSLDGGLTWQVAELKGEEQHARKAWAWRLWHLQAPLPAGIKELNIVCKAVDESYNVQPDTVAPIWNLRGVLNNAWHRVHVHVAP; encoded by the exons atgctgctgctgctgctgcacagAGCTGTGGCCCCAGGGCTCCGACAGGCCTACAG ACTCAAGTCAACCCCGGCAAGGCTCTGCATTCGGGCCTGCTGTACAAATGATTCTTTTCAGCCCCAGCGCTCCAGCTTCACCTTCTCTGGTGATAACTCCAGCACCAGGGGATGGAGAGTCATGGGCACACTGCTAGGCCTTGGGGCAGTGTTGGCCTGTCATGATCAGCAGTGCAGG GCTTCTCAAGAGTCACCACGCAGATATACCAGGGAGGAAGTGAAATCCCACAGCAGCCCTGAGACTGGGGTCTGGGTAACTTTGGGCTGTGAGGTTTTTGATATCACAGAATTTGTGGACATACACCCAGGGGGGGCATCAAAGCTGATGCTAGCAGCCGGGGGTCCTTTAGAGCCCTTCTGGGCCCTCTATGCTGTTCACAACCAGCCCCACGTGCGAGAGATACTAGCTCAGTACAAGATTGGGGAGCTGAACCCTGACGACAAGGCACCCTCCATCTTGAAGACCTCTGATCCTTATGCGGATGATCCTATACGTCACTCAGCTCTGAAGGTCAACACCCAGCGCCCCTTTAATGCGGAGCCCCCCCCTGAGTTGCTTACAGAAAACTACATCACACCGAACCCTATATTCTTCACCCGGAATCATTTGCCTGTACCTAACGTGGACCCAGACACCTATCGCCTGAATGTAGTAGGGCCACCAGGGGGTCAGTCACTGTGCCTGTCCCTGGATGACTTGTACCAGTTCCCTAAGCATGAGATCACGGTCACTCTGCAGTGTGCTGGCAACCGGCGCTCCGAGATGACTCAGTTCAAAGAAGTAAGAGGTCTGGAGTGGAGTTTAGGGGCCATTAGCACTGCACGCTGGGCTGGGGCACGGCTTTGTGATGTGTTAGCCCAGGCTGGTTACCAGCTCTGTGAAACTGAGGCCCATGTCTGCTTTGAGGGACTGGACTCAGACCCCACAGGGACTGCCTATGGAGCATCCATACCTCTGGCTCGGGCCATGGACCCTGAAGCTGAGGTCCTGCTGGCATATGAAATGAATGGGCAACCTCTGCCTCGTGACCATGGCTTTCCTGTGCGAGTGGTGGTTCCTGGTGTGGTGGGTGCCCGCCATGTCAAATGGCTGGGCAAAGTGAGTGTGGAACCAGAGGAAAGTTTCAGTCACTGGCAGCGGCGGGATTACAAAGGCTTTTCTCCATCTGTGGACTGGGACACTGTAGATTTTGATTCAGCTCCATCTATCCAAGAACTTCCTATCCAGTCAGCCATCACACAACCCAAAGAAGGGGAGACAATAGGGTCAGGGGAGGTGACTGTCAAAGGCTATGCATGGAGTGGTGGAGGAAGAGCTGTGGTCAGGGTGGATGTGTCTCTGGATGGGGGCCTAACCTGGCAAGTGGCTGAGCTGAAAGGAGAGGAGCAGCATGCCCGAAAGGCCTGGGCCTGGCGACTATGGCAcctgcaagcccctttgccagcTGGGATAAAGGAACTGAACATTGTCTGTAAGGCTGTAGATGAGAGCTACAACGTGCAGCCAGACACGGTGGCCCCAATCTGGAACCTTCGAGGGGTGCTCAACAATGCCTGGCACCGTGTCCATGTCCATGTCGCCCCATGA
- the SUOX gene encoding sulfite oxidase, mitochondrial isoform X2, which translates to MGTLLGLGAVLACHDQQCRASQESPRRYTREEVKSHSSPETGVWVTLGCEVFDITEFVDIHPGGASKLMLAAGGPLEPFWALYAVHNQPHVREILAQYKIGELNPDDKAPSILKTSDPYADDPIRHSALKVNTQRPFNAEPPPELLTENYITPNPIFFTRNHLPVPNVDPDTYRLNVVGPPGGQSLCLSLDDLYQFPKHEITVTLQCAGNRRSEMTQFKEVRGLEWSLGAISTARWAGARLCDVLAQAGYQLCETEAHVCFEGLDSDPTGTAYGASIPLARAMDPEAEVLLAYEMNGQPLPRDHGFPVRVVVPGVVGARHVKWLGKVSVEPEESFSHWQRRDYKGFSPSVDWDTVDFDSAPSIQELPIQSAITQPKEGETIGSGEVTVKGYAWSGGGRAVVRVDVSLDGGLTWQVAELKGEEQHARKAWAWRLWHLQAPLPAGIKELNIVCKAVDESYNVQPDTVAPIWNLRGVLNNAWHRVHVHVAP; encoded by the exons ATGGGCACACTGCTAGGCCTTGGGGCAGTGTTGGCCTGTCATGATCAGCAGTGCAGG GCTTCTCAAGAGTCACCACGCAGATATACCAGGGAGGAAGTGAAATCCCACAGCAGCCCTGAGACTGGGGTCTGGGTAACTTTGGGCTGTGAGGTTTTTGATATCACAGAATTTGTGGACATACACCCAGGGGGGGCATCAAAGCTGATGCTAGCAGCCGGGGGTCCTTTAGAGCCCTTCTGGGCCCTCTATGCTGTTCACAACCAGCCCCACGTGCGAGAGATACTAGCTCAGTACAAGATTGGGGAGCTGAACCCTGACGACAAGGCACCCTCCATCTTGAAGACCTCTGATCCTTATGCGGATGATCCTATACGTCACTCAGCTCTGAAGGTCAACACCCAGCGCCCCTTTAATGCGGAGCCCCCCCCTGAGTTGCTTACAGAAAACTACATCACACCGAACCCTATATTCTTCACCCGGAATCATTTGCCTGTACCTAACGTGGACCCAGACACCTATCGCCTGAATGTAGTAGGGCCACCAGGGGGTCAGTCACTGTGCCTGTCCCTGGATGACTTGTACCAGTTCCCTAAGCATGAGATCACGGTCACTCTGCAGTGTGCTGGCAACCGGCGCTCCGAGATGACTCAGTTCAAAGAAGTAAGAGGTCTGGAGTGGAGTTTAGGGGCCATTAGCACTGCACGCTGGGCTGGGGCACGGCTTTGTGATGTGTTAGCCCAGGCTGGTTACCAGCTCTGTGAAACTGAGGCCCATGTCTGCTTTGAGGGACTGGACTCAGACCCCACAGGGACTGCCTATGGAGCATCCATACCTCTGGCTCGGGCCATGGACCCTGAAGCTGAGGTCCTGCTGGCATATGAAATGAATGGGCAACCTCTGCCTCGTGACCATGGCTTTCCTGTGCGAGTGGTGGTTCCTGGTGTGGTGGGTGCCCGCCATGTCAAATGGCTGGGCAAAGTGAGTGTGGAACCAGAGGAAAGTTTCAGTCACTGGCAGCGGCGGGATTACAAAGGCTTTTCTCCATCTGTGGACTGGGACACTGTAGATTTTGATTCAGCTCCATCTATCCAAGAACTTCCTATCCAGTCAGCCATCACACAACCCAAAGAAGGGGAGACAATAGGGTCAGGGGAGGTGACTGTCAAAGGCTATGCATGGAGTGGTGGAGGAAGAGCTGTGGTCAGGGTGGATGTGTCTCTGGATGGGGGCCTAACCTGGCAAGTGGCTGAGCTGAAAGGAGAGGAGCAGCATGCCCGAAAGGCCTGGGCCTGGCGACTATGGCAcctgcaagcccctttgccagcTGGGATAAAGGAACTGAACATTGTCTGTAAGGCTGTAGATGAGAGCTACAACGTGCAGCCAGACACGGTGGCCCCAATCTGGAACCTTCGAGGGGTGCTCAACAATGCCTGGCACCGTGTCCATGTCCATGTCGCCCCATGA